In Nicotiana tabacum cultivar K326 chromosome 17, ASM71507v2, whole genome shotgun sequence, one DNA window encodes the following:
- the LOC107772427 gene encoding uncharacterized protein At3g27210-like, whose protein sequence is MGSCASVHKDPKSAMKFRLVFASKNDKLVSPSPLKDKPLDNGDIKLPDPQLKPQRSPVVPVTSFSDYGSKEEAFYDSQAWLESDCDDDFFSVKGDFTPSLGNTPSRGNTPVHRGVLAGNRTPFVERPPASLPQSSPKHKRKNLLELFKESSRNRNPNEQDAEGNQNGLAADLQLPSKSTSSTPYAPVSSGKRTPNGELKTEANSPRSAQCCLPRLRSGSFRERRKSMSPPTHSIS, encoded by the exons ATGGGTTCATGTGCTTCAGTGCATAAAGATCCAAAATCAGCGATGAAGTTCCGTCTTGTTTTTGCCTCTAAAAATGACAAGCTTGTCAGTCCATCACCCCTCAAAGATAAACCTCTTGATAATGGTGATATCAAACTCCCTGATCCTCAACTCAAACCTCAACGTTCGCCAGTCGTGCCAGTAACCAGTTTTAGCGACTATG GTAGCAAAGAGGAGGCCTTCTATGATTCCCAGGCCTGGTTGGAGTCAGATTGCGACGACGACTTCTTTAGCGTGAAGGGAG ATTTTACACCATCACTTGGAAACACTCCTTCACGTGGAAATACGCCTGTGCATCGAGGTGTTTTGGCTGGTAATAGAACCCCTTTTGTAGAAAGACCTCCTGCTTCTTTACCGCAATCTTCTCCAAAACATAAGAGGAAGAATCTACTTGAGCTTTTCAAAGAAAGCTCAAGAAACCGGAATCCCAATGAACAAGATGCTGAAGGCAACCAAAATGGACTTGCTGCTGATCTACAGCTACCATCCAAATCCACATCTAGCACACCATATGCGCCGGTGTCTAGTGGCAAGAGAACCCCTAATGGGGAGCTAAAAACTGAGGCCAACTCACCGAGGTCAGCACAATGTTGTCTTCCTAGGTTGCGAAGTGGCA